One Halorientalis litorea DNA segment encodes these proteins:
- a CDS encoding DUF7836 family putative zinc-binding protein — protein sequence MNEAFVQLVCPECLKDWEADPTGLPSPDASFSCPDCGEDRRLSEFMRTDRDLEVLRELTD from the coding sequence ATGAACGAGGCGTTCGTTCAGTTGGTCTGTCCCGAGTGTCTGAAAGACTGGGAAGCCGACCCGACGGGCCTGCCCAGCCCCGACGCGTCCTTTAGCTGTCCCGACTGCGGCGAGGACCGGCGGCTGTCGGAGTTCATGCGAACCGACCGCGACCTCGAAGTCCTCCGCGAACTGACCGACTGA
- a CDS encoding truncated hemoglobin, translating into MSEDTLYDRLGGREGIRAVVDDFYDRLVADDDLGPFFADADVDSLRRTQTDFLCEAAGGPETYDAAPVRAAHLDVPFEPADIQRAVEHLYESLDAFDVPEDDADAVVGAIAAYEDDLLADPDE; encoded by the coding sequence ATGAGCGAGGACACGCTGTACGACCGTCTCGGCGGTCGTGAGGGAATCCGCGCAGTCGTGGACGACTTCTACGACCGGTTGGTGGCCGACGACGACCTCGGCCCCTTCTTCGCGGACGCCGACGTGGACAGCCTCCGCCGGACACAGACCGACTTCCTCTGTGAGGCCGCCGGTGGGCCGGAGACGTACGACGCCGCGCCGGTTCGGGCGGCACACCTCGACGTGCCTTTCGAACCCGCGGACATCCAGCGGGCGGTCGAACACCTCTACGAGAGTCTCGACGCCTTCGACGTACCCGAAGACGACGCCGACGCCGTGGTCGGAGCCATCGCCGCCTACGAGGACGACTTGCTGGCCGACCCGGACGAGTAG
- a CDS encoding radical SAM protein, whose translation MQDPGTLSVTIVDGYVDEPAHFGVPPYISTYPRYTAGALVDAGVPREQITYHTIDALREDGARWRDVEDADLVVYVGGMTVPGKYVGGTPAEPDEVRRIAWTAEGVSVIGGPVRFGVGEANEGASETARDDLDFDFLAMADVEAAAYDLAHGGLEGFEDRYRDVEEITRWARKGAFVVEQHPNHPDYLIAELETGRGCPYRCSFCTEPMYGDATFRPPETVVSEVDALSAAGVENFRLGRQADILAYGGDGEKPNPDALRELYGGIREVAPELGTLHLDNMNPITVVKWPELAREGIRVIAEHNTPGDTAAFGLESADPLVQEENNLNVSAEECFRAVKIVNEEAGFRPGGDPETAPNFGDGAARRLPKLLPGINLVHGLKGERAETFEHNRAFLQRVYDEGLLLRRVNIRQVMAFEGTDMADVGADIAEDHKRQFKQYKQEVREEIDNPMLERVAPPGTVLPDVHLEYHDGAYTFGRQLGTYPLLVGIPGEHELGRTLDVAITDHGQRSVSGVPYPLDVNAASMDELTEIPGVGRQTAGNIVVDRPYESVGEVTDVDLTAFATVRHSGDAD comes from the coding sequence ATGCAAGACCCGGGTACGCTCTCCGTGACCATCGTTGACGGCTACGTCGACGAACCGGCCCACTTCGGCGTCCCGCCCTACATCTCGACGTACCCGCGGTACACCGCCGGTGCCCTCGTCGACGCGGGCGTCCCTCGCGAGCAGATTACGTATCACACCATCGACGCGCTCCGAGAGGACGGGGCACGCTGGCGCGACGTCGAGGACGCCGACCTCGTGGTGTACGTCGGCGGGATGACCGTCCCCGGGAAGTACGTCGGCGGGACGCCCGCCGAACCGGACGAGGTGCGCCGCATCGCGTGGACTGCCGAGGGCGTCTCGGTCATCGGCGGTCCCGTCCGCTTCGGCGTGGGCGAGGCGAACGAGGGCGCGAGCGAGACGGCGCGCGACGACTTGGACTTCGACTTCCTCGCCATGGCCGACGTGGAGGCGGCGGCCTACGACCTCGCACACGGCGGCCTCGAAGGGTTCGAGGACCGCTACCGCGACGTCGAGGAGATTACCCGGTGGGCACGGAAGGGTGCGTTCGTCGTCGAACAGCATCCGAATCATCCCGACTACCTCATCGCCGAACTGGAGACGGGCCGCGGGTGCCCCTACCGGTGTTCGTTCTGTACGGAGCCGATGTACGGCGACGCGACCTTCCGCCCGCCCGAGACAGTCGTCTCGGAAGTCGACGCGCTCTCGGCGGCGGGCGTCGAGAACTTCCGACTCGGGCGGCAGGCCGACATCCTCGCCTACGGGGGCGACGGCGAGAAGCCCAACCCAGACGCCCTCCGGGAGCTATACGGCGGCATCCGCGAGGTGGCACCCGAGTTGGGCACGCTCCACCTCGACAACATGAACCCGATTACCGTGGTGAAGTGGCCGGAGTTGGCCCGCGAGGGCATCCGCGTCATCGCGGAACACAACACGCCCGGCGACACCGCGGCGTTCGGATTGGAGTCGGCAGACCCGCTCGTCCAAGAGGAGAACAATCTCAACGTCTCCGCCGAGGAGTGCTTCCGGGCGGTGAAAATCGTCAACGAGGAAGCGGGCTTCAGACCGGGCGGCGACCCCGAGACGGCCCCGAACTTCGGCGACGGTGCGGCCCGTCGACTCCCGAAACTCCTGCCGGGCATCAACCTCGTCCACGGCCTGAAGGGCGAACGCGCCGAGACGTTCGAGCACAACAGGGCATTCCTCCAGCGGGTGTACGACGAGGGGCTGTTGCTCCGCCGCGTGAACATCAGACAGGTTATGGCCTTCGAGGGCACCGACATGGCCGACGTGGGTGCGGACATCGCCGAGGACCACAAACGCCAGTTCAAGCAGTACAAGCAGGAAGTCCGCGAGGAGATAGACAACCCGATGCTCGAGCGGGTCGCCCCACCCGGAACGGTTCTCCCGGACGTCCACCTCGAATACCACGACGGCGCGTACACGTTCGGGCGGCAACTCGGCACGTACCCCCTGCTGGTCGGGATTCCGGGCGAACACGAACTCGGCCGGACGCTGGACGTGGCCATCACCGACCACGGCCAGCGGTCGGTGTCGGGCGTCCCCTACCCCCTCGACGTGAACGCGGCGTCGATGGACGAACTCACCGAGATTCCCGGCGTCGGGAGACAGACCGCCGGCAACATCGTCGTGGACCGCCCCTACGAGTCTGTCGGTGAAGTCACGGACGTGGACCTCACGGCGTTCGCGACGGTCCGCCACTCGGGGGACGCGGACTGA
- a CDS encoding DUF429 domain-containing protein yields MRSLTGIDFSGARQAGHGIWLADATVADGQITVEDCRSAADRFGVAERAPCLGRLTEFLREAETVGLDFPFGVPATVHDRETWAASLEWVATAAADADSFQQVCRERAKSATDGARADLKRETDGPVGALSPYGSHVWKQTFYGIRDVLAPLAGTDGVAVRPMQDGASDATDLCEVYPAATLAALDLPAAEYKDDSATARDRRRTIVDGLTAETPLSFTDEVRGILLDDAGGDALDAVVAALGTYRARQADFEPDRPWDEREGHIYV; encoded by the coding sequence CGGGCACGGCATCTGGCTCGCGGACGCAACTGTCGCGGACGGGCAGATAACCGTCGAGGACTGTCGCTCGGCCGCCGACCGCTTCGGCGTCGCCGAGCGGGCACCCTGTCTGGGCCGCCTGACCGAGTTCCTCCGCGAGGCCGAAACCGTCGGGTTGGACTTCCCTTTCGGCGTCCCCGCGACGGTCCACGACCGGGAGACGTGGGCGGCGAGTCTGGAGTGGGTCGCCACGGCTGCCGCCGACGCCGACAGTTTCCAGCAGGTGTGTCGAGAGCGGGCCAAATCGGCCACCGACGGGGCACGGGCGGACCTCAAGCGCGAGACCGACGGTCCCGTGGGCGCGCTCTCCCCGTACGGGAGCCACGTCTGGAAACAGACGTTCTACGGCATCCGCGACGTACTCGCCCCCCTCGCGGGAACGGACGGCGTCGCAGTCCGGCCGATGCAGGACGGCGCGTCGGATGCGACCGACCTCTGTGAGGTGTACCCCGCCGCCACGCTCGCCGCCCTCGACCTGCCCGCCGCGGAGTACAAGGACGACAGCGCGACCGCGCGGGACCGCCGCCGGACCATCGTGGACGGACTGACCGCCGAGACGCCGCTTTCGTTCACCGACGAAGTGCGCGGGATTCTCCTCGACGACGCCGGCGGCGACGCCCTCGACGCCGTCGTGGCCGCGCTCGGCACGTATCGGGCGCGGCAAGCCGACTTCGAACCGGACCGGCCGTGGGACGAGCGCGAGGGCCACATCTACGTGTAG